One window of the Gemmatimonadaceae bacterium genome contains the following:
- a CDS encoding HNH endonuclease has translation MIVGCLALNASFEPLTMVPLRRALRLVIDGKAEIVEADADRVVRSERLTLPRPAVIRLTRFIHVPRRFRRQVTNTFLFARDRYRCQYCGRLQIELKLRESLTRDHLIPMSRGGTNEWTNVVTACSPCNTRKANSLPSEIGMHPIHAPVEPHFVHLSWAVRRLTPTQARYIKLFYGEGTLHHLEDLEHRHPQNGQLVHGHALHAHSHHGRNVPDLVS, from the coding sequence TTGATCGTAGGATGTCTTGCACTGAACGCTTCGTTCGAGCCGCTCACGATGGTGCCGCTCAGACGAGCGTTGAGGCTGGTTATTGACGGCAAGGCCGAGATAGTCGAGGCCGACGCCGACCGCGTGGTTCGCTCCGAGCGGCTGACCTTGCCGCGCCCCGCAGTCATCCGCCTCACGCGCTTCATCCACGTGCCGCGCCGCTTCCGCCGCCAGGTGACCAACACCTTCCTCTTTGCGCGCGATCGCTACCGCTGCCAGTACTGCGGACGTCTCCAGATCGAGCTCAAGCTCCGCGAATCGCTGACGCGCGACCATCTCATTCCGATGTCACGCGGCGGGACGAATGAGTGGACCAACGTCGTCACCGCGTGCAGCCCGTGCAACACGCGCAAGGCGAACAGTCTGCCGAGCGAGATCGGGATGCACCCGATACACGCGCCAGTCGAGCCGCACTTCGTGCATCTGTCGTGGGCGGTGCGCCGTCTCACTCCGACTCAGGCGCGGTACATCAAGCTGTTCTACGGCGAGGGGACGCTGCATCACCTCGAGGATCTGGAGCACCGGCATCCGCAGAACGGGCAGCTCGTTCACGGCCATGCGCTTCACGCGCATTCACATCACGGCCGAAACGTCCCCGATCTCGTCTCGTAA
- a CDS encoding BamA/TamA family outer membrane protein, with protein MTTGRRISHVLAALLIGAGTATAQQAETPPDSTVDLGSLLSGPDRGGLTVTSGRTYNRVEGMPILIGPTYRNRLGPATLSIAALGIIRTANRLHWDAENIGHRLSADVRVGRRRGYSAGAESFDLVSKIEPWQLSEPDAALASFFSKRDYFDYFGRHGGRIYASVFADANAAVTAGYSSERWSSRRERDVFTLFRGDDAWRINPRINDAMVHVADLSLELDTRNSKRNPWAGWFVSAQYEHGAGNFATAGTRLEASVAPGFRRLEYGRAFLDLRRYNRISPRRQLNTRLVLGGWLHGDPLPLERRFSVGGIGNLPGFDFRRLGIGTDVGQCSPDSGPLPGRPAECERAALAQIEYRHELVSELFDVFNRNGIRVRGAVFRVKPAAVAFADAGRGWLVGPRRGTLQYPSGSVPGFDTFRTDVGLGLDLGIAGIYVAKAVSESKEPANFFIRIRNQF; from the coding sequence ATGACGACTGGAAGACGTATTTCGCATGTTCTCGCCGCACTGCTGATCGGTGCCGGCACGGCGACGGCGCAGCAAGCCGAGACGCCGCCGGACTCGACGGTTGATCTTGGCTCCCTTCTCTCCGGGCCGGACCGTGGCGGACTTACCGTAACTTCGGGCAGGACCTACAATCGCGTCGAGGGAATGCCGATACTCATCGGTCCCACCTACCGCAACCGGTTGGGACCGGCGACGCTCTCCATCGCCGCGCTGGGAATCATCCGCACCGCGAACCGGCTGCATTGGGATGCGGAGAACATCGGACACCGCTTGTCGGCCGATGTCCGCGTCGGACGCCGGCGCGGCTACTCGGCCGGCGCTGAATCGTTCGATCTCGTCTCCAAGATCGAGCCGTGGCAGCTCAGCGAGCCGGACGCGGCGCTGGCGTCGTTCTTCTCCAAGCGCGACTACTTCGACTACTTCGGGCGACATGGGGGGCGCATCTACGCGTCGGTGTTTGCCGATGCGAACGCGGCGGTGACGGCGGGATACAGCAGCGAGCGATGGAGCTCGAGGCGCGAGCGGGACGTGTTCACTCTCTTCCGCGGCGACGACGCATGGCGCATCAATCCGCGGATCAACGATGCTATGGTGCACGTCGCCGACCTGAGCCTTGAACTCGACACGCGCAACAGCAAGCGCAATCCGTGGGCGGGGTGGTTCGTGAGCGCGCAGTACGAGCATGGCGCGGGCAATTTCGCGACGGCAGGCACGCGTCTCGAAGCATCGGTCGCACCGGGATTCAGGCGGCTCGAATACGGCCGGGCGTTTCTGGATCTGCGGCGGTACAATCGCATCTCGCCCAGGCGACAGCTCAACACGCGCCTCGTGCTCGGCGGATGGCTGCACGGAGATCCGCTCCCTCTCGAGCGAAGATTCTCTGTCGGCGGCATTGGCAATCTCCCCGGATTCGATTTCCGACGACTCGGAATCGGCACCGACGTCGGGCAATGCTCACCGGACTCGGGGCCGCTGCCCGGTCGCCCGGCGGAATGCGAGCGCGCAGCACTGGCGCAGATCGAGTACAGGCACGAGCTCGTCTCCGAGCTGTTCGACGTGTTTAACCGGAACGGTATCCGCGTTCGCGGCGCCGTGTTCCGCGTGAAGCCGGCGGCGGTCGCATTCGCGGATGCGGGCCGCGGATGGCTCGTCGGTCCGCGGCGGGGAACGCTGCAATACCCGTCCGGCTCGGTTCCAGGCTTCGACACGTTCAGAACTGACGTCGGTCTCGGCCTCGATCTCGGTATCGCGGGGATCTACGTGGCGAAGGCAGTCTCGGAATCGAAGGAGCCGGCGAACTTCTTCATCCGCATCCGCAACCAATTCTAG
- a CDS encoding sigma-54 dependent transcriptional regulator: MATVLIVDDEPNIRRMVGALLTAEGYEVREAASGAQGIAKAEEDEPDAVLLDLMMPGEMDGMATLTKLRIAHPDLAVIMMSGRAGLSDAVNATKLGAVNFLEKPLTPEGVLFAIGSALELRQSRRVARELREELGLAGDMVGNSPQMNAVRELIERVAASDARVLITGESGTGKELVASAIHDASTRRDKPFVRVNCAAIPRDLVESEMFGHERGAFTGATQARIGRFELAHMGTLFLDEIGDLSLDAQAKLLRAIEAKEILRVGGSRSIRVDVRIIAATNHDLARAVREGAFREDLFFRINVIPIALPPLRDREGDVAQLVRHFSLLHFKRTGQIPPTWTQGAMEVMERHTWPGNVRELANIVERIAIVSPAADVTAASVGAILNPADARLARSLQTVVESVHAGTETGSLSDFLDDFERRLIEQALAAADGNIAEAARSLRTDRPNLYRRMKRLGIGGTHAMNQ, translated from the coding sequence GTGGCGACCGTCCTGATCGTTGACGACGAGCCCAATATCCGTCGCATGGTCGGGGCGCTACTCACGGCCGAAGGATACGAGGTTCGCGAAGCGGCAAGCGGCGCGCAGGGGATCGCGAAGGCGGAGGAAGATGAGCCGGACGCGGTACTGCTCGATCTGATGATGCCGGGCGAGATGGACGGAATGGCGACGCTGACAAAGCTTCGCATCGCGCACCCTGACCTCGCCGTGATCATGATGAGCGGACGCGCGGGACTGAGCGATGCGGTGAACGCGACCAAGCTCGGCGCCGTGAACTTTCTCGAGAAGCCGCTCACTCCTGAAGGAGTGTTGTTCGCCATCGGCTCCGCGCTCGAGCTTCGTCAATCCCGACGCGTCGCGCGCGAGCTGCGCGAGGAGCTCGGTCTCGCCGGCGACATGGTCGGCAACAGTCCGCAGATGAACGCCGTGCGCGAGCTGATCGAGCGCGTCGCAGCGAGTGACGCGCGGGTGCTGATCACCGGCGAATCGGGCACCGGGAAGGAGCTGGTGGCGAGCGCGATTCACGACGCGAGCACCCGGCGCGACAAGCCGTTCGTAAGAGTCAACTGCGCGGCGATCCCGCGCGATCTCGTGGAGAGCGAGATGTTCGGCCACGAGCGTGGCGCTTTCACGGGGGCGACCCAGGCGAGGATAGGACGATTCGAGCTGGCCCACATGGGGACGCTCTTTCTCGACGAGATCGGGGATCTCAGTCTCGATGCGCAAGCCAAGCTGCTGCGCGCGATCGAGGCGAAGGAGATCCTCCGCGTGGGCGGAAGCCGCAGCATCCGCGTGGACGTCAGAATCATCGCGGCGACGAACCATGACCTGGCGCGCGCGGTGCGCGAGGGCGCGTTTCGCGAAGATCTGTTCTTCCGGATCAACGTGATTCCGATCGCGCTGCCGCCGCTCCGCGACCGTGAGGGCGACGTCGCCCAGCTCGTGCGCCACTTCTCTCTGCTCCACTTCAAGCGCACGGGACAGATTCCGCCGACATGGACTCAGGGCGCCATGGAGGTCATGGAGCGACACACATGGCCGGGCAACGTGCGCGAGCTGGCCAACATCGTGGAGCGCATCGCGATCGTGAGTCCCGCCGCAGACGTCACCGCGGCCTCCGTCGGCGCGATCCTGAATCCCGCCGACGCCCGCCTCGCCAGATCGCTGCAAACTGTCGTGGAGTCCGTGCATGCGGGGACGGAGACCGGCAGCCTCAGCGATTTCCTCGATGATTTCGAGAGACGCCTGATCGAGCAGGCCCTTGCCGCTGCCGACGGCAACATTGCCGAAGCGGCGAGGTCACTGAGGACCGATCGCCCGAACCTGTATCGGCGGATGAAGAGGCTCGGTATTGGCGGCACGCACGCGATGAATCAGTGA